CGGTTTGCGTAAACAGTCGCGAGCAGGATAATTAGCACGCGTGTAAATAAATTCCTAATGAATATGTACAAGTGGCTCTTGCCTCGTCTTCGGGGCAGAGGAATTTAAGAGAGTGCCGTATACTAGGTAAAATCTTATATATGACACACGGAAGAGTGCGATACAGCGTGAGTGAACATTTCCGAGTGTGACAGAGTATGACGTGTGTGGGTGTATTGCGAGGCGTATGTGAACATTCGTGAACACAAAGATCGCCCATTTGGTTAGGACACAAAACTGTGTAAGGTGCGATAAACTTTTGTAAGTTCCGCCCGCGATTCTCGCAATCGTGACACTTTCGCGAACACGTGAAGTATTGTCGGCGAAGAAATTCGAAAATTCCTCTCTTCGACCGAGTTCGTCGAAGGGAAAtggcgaacgaacgaacgaacgaacgaaagtaTGGTATGTAATGCGTGAGAGAGACTGATCGCGGAGCGAACGAAATAACAATTTTTGTATCATAGTTGTACCATACCGAACTTTATCTATAGATCTGTACTATATTTATTATCCGCTATCATTACGCTACGAATAATCACACTCGATATTCTATATTTACtagtaaaaaatatcaaatttaataGCGAATAAATTGCGTATTCGGCGGGGTAATGATAAAAGAAACGACATGACGCGAGCAAAACGATGAATTCTCGACCCCTGTCATCATCGGATCTGCCATTTGTTGTTTCCTtctattttctttaatttttttctcGTGCTGTATTGCTCGAAAACGTCGAACACGCGCGTTCGAGTGCTTATTTCGACGTGTGCTCGCTATTTCAATAAATTGGCCGTGCGATGGTCGGtttcatttcgtcgatttcggtATCGTCTTTTGTGCTATGTACATCGTTCTTTTCAGTTGTCCCTACGATtctcctgtttttttttttttttttttatactctATTTATTGTTCACCGCCACGCAGATTTCGTTTACATCCGCGTACTGACGAACGTACGCGCATGCAAATCGCATTTATTTGTAAAACGTACGGGATTACATGTATACATGCACAGTGGTCACGATCGTTACACGCGATCCCGCTCTGATTTGTCGCGTACGTCGATAACGACGCCCTCTTCGCTAACGTTCAAGCTCTGTTCACGCTGCGATCGCAGCCGATTTTACGTTACGAACGCCCATTAACGTATAACATTGTACACGTATCCTGTACGTATCCGTAAGCCCGTGTTTCGCTCGATCACGATCACGGATCCATATTTCTATCGATCACACAATTTTACCATAATCACACGACAAACGTCAACTATGTATCTCGGATTTTATCGCGCGGAATACGTTGTACCGGCAATTAATTATATAGTGCGCGCGCATCTTGCGCATGTCgcgtatcgtatcgtataaaCGTAACTTGTAATCTTTAAAATTGCGTTCCCGCCAATACATTCGATGATTGGCCGCACGGCTACGACGGCGCTATTTTATTGCTTGCGTACTTACACAACTCTTATTTACGCGCATTTCATCTTCCAGAATGCAAAATTATCGTTTTTGCGTCCGACGTCTAGTTTGGCGATCGACCGATCACAATATACCAAACGTATCTACCGATTCTGTATCGACGATACGAACAACACGGCGAATATAATTACATACAACCTGGTCTTAAAAATGGATCCGTGAGCACCAGTGTGAATGGAGCTTCAATAAGTGCACATAGTTGTTACCGCGCGCGTAAAAATGCACACACAGCGACCGAAGAGCGTTCGTGGCACGAGGATGCGAAAGGAAGAAACTACAACGAGCAAATGATCGTTTCACGTTGGCCACGAGAAAAAGAGTTCGACCGAACGGCAACTAGAGTAACGAATTATTGTAAATACGAATATGCGGAGAGAATTACGTATTGTATAAGGCAGAGCGAGAGAATGTAAGAAAGATTAATGAGAGCgcaagggagagagagagagagagagagagagagagagagagagagagagagaaagagacccCAATTCCGAATCGTAGATAATAAAGAAAAGATGTATTCTGATGGCTGCTCGATTGACCGACTCGTTTTCATCGTTCATTGATGGTTCATCGTCCTTAATTATACGCGACAATTAAAATGGAAATCAATGACCACGATCAGCCGGGAATGTTGAGGGAAACGATGGAAATTAAATGCGTGTATAATGTTATCCATTACAGTATTGTAAGCCTAAGTATTACATGCCTCCGATCCACGTCTGTTTGTCTGTCTGTCCGTTCGTCTGTCTACAGTTTGTACTTTTTACCCATGTGTTAACCGCAATAGCAATTTCGTACACGTACGAGCGATCGATTACGAGAAAGCAGTTCGCGACGATACCTACGATTCCACGATTCTTAGCATGTAGATTTCTCACAAATGATCATATTTTCGTTTCGTTAACTATAGCTGCTACGATGACAGTTTCTTTTAGTTTCTCTCTAGTCGTTTTCGTTCGCACACACATGTATACACGTGGAATTGTTTGTGAGCCGCTGATCAACCCGCAAAACGAAACCCAAAGACAATCACCTGCACCGTTGTAAGGAAAAGCGTTCGAAGCGCCTCTGCGTAGATCAGTCGTCAACTATAGCGTCACGATATCATTTAGGTATATACGATTCGTTAACCCTCTCACACGAAGTAGAAGTAATTTAACACACGATTGTACAAAACGTTTCTCGTACAAGTTCGCTTTGCGGGTCTCAGAGGATATTACATACAGTAACGTACATTTGTAAAGGGACGCAAATAGTAGAGTGCGTTTACGTTTCGATCGGCATGATCGACGATCCATGTAACACGGTTGCACACACGTCTTGAATCGTGGATGTATCGATAGAACTGCTCCGGGCGGCGAATTATCGATCGActcgaattaatcgaattaatcagaGCCAGCATGAAAGCCCGTAATCAATTAAACATAAATGCAATAGCAATGCAGCAAAGTTACATAGATCCAATGTGAATGGTACTCATTCTTACGGACGATAGATGATAcggtataacaataatatagaCTCGAACTATCGATAGAAAATAGACAAGGTCACTCActgcaatatttttttatttttctctccttcatttgtctttcttcttttcttctttttttttttttcgtttcgacCGATCCGCTCCGAAAGCACCCTCCGGTCCATCCGTAACACCAATCCCGACCACCACCACCCCCACCacaaccaccaccaccaccaccaccactactaCCGACCACAACGTGAAACGCTGCTCCTCGAAAGTTATTTTTGTAATCATGAACAGGGACAAGCATCGTACCATTTAAAGGTACCATTTAAATCGTTAGTAGAAAGTATACATAGATAATCGATATAATAGAAAGTTTAACGACACCGATATAACAGAGACACACAGGAATAATCATAAGGTCGATGAACCTGAAGATTACGATTAATTAGATCGCGCGTTAAGATTAGTCTTCGCTCTTAATCGCGTACACAGACCGATATACAGTTACGCATAAGTACGTAGACGCGTTGCAGATGGCACGTTTCGAGCAGAAACACACGAAGAACAAAACGAGGAACAGGTTTCACAGTTTTCTAATCCAAAGACGTCCGAACCTCCCCTTCATTGCGATTTTTATCGTTCATTTTCGCTATTTCATTGTGTTATCCTCTCGTGTGCGTGTTTTGGAACAATGTCAAGAGATTAGAGGTCTTCGCGGATGGAGATCACAGCAGGCGACTATTCGTACGCGAAAAGGGCTTGTTCCTCTCTTCTCGAGACAGCGGGTATAATGGGGATGAGATAAAACGAGGGCAgtaacgagaaagaaagaagtaaCAGGGATGGGAAAGGGAAAAGTATGAAGGGATCGATTAATTAGATTTACCGCGTCGAATTGACAACGTCGCGGATTTATCGAGCGTGAAAATGggatcgagatgatttcgtagGTACGTCGTTGTAAATAGAGAaatgaagaaaaacaagaaaaagattACGATCAATAACGATAACACgatgaaatttatattaaatacatagCAAGTATGAGGATAGGTTTCtaataacaatttattataaaagtgAATGTACGTTGATGTCTAAGATTTTTAACAAGATGgaaaaaaagataagaaaaaacACAAAGTGGTTATTATTAAACTATGATTATTAACTCATAATCGAGAAACACAAGTACTAATTAAACAAAAGAGCGTTTGAATACAGAACCACACTTTTTAGCCAGGTCATGAATTCTCTCACGTTgcatatattaattttgtaacaGGTAACATTACATGACACATACGATCACGGTCACGGAAGCCATACGGCAGGCGCCACGTTATCACCGGAGCAACCGTTAGAtcatttcttttctctctcctgAACACGGTACACGtatttacatataaattaaACAACAGTCGGGATATCATGTttataaaatgggaaaaagatGTCGAAAGATGATATCACACAGtttattcgatcgatcgatacgaTATATCGAGgataagaaaaaaggaaaatatgaaaaccAGCTTGGAGAAAGAAAGTATCAACGGTTTGAATAGTTCGATCGGTTAGCGTTGTCTGACAATCAAACGACCTAGTTTCCAATTACGACGCAACAATATTTATTCAGCCATTATCTCTCTTTTGCCTCACCTTCGCTCGATCTAAATTTGAACCGAGTAAACAGATAAAAAGCAAAAGctgaaaaaaattgtaaaaatagtaACGCGGTCCACGTGTGGCATTCGTGAACGGGATCGATCAATTATAGATTGCGTGTGCTCGCTAAGTATGCACGTTCAGTACAGTACAGTCGTTCATTACAAAGCATTACAGATACAATACAAAGTAGCGTAGTGTTCATAATGGTAGTCCACTTGTAGCGAAATAGTGTTTAAACAGTCCAAACAGACAACCaaacaagcaaaaaaaaaaaaaaagaaagaaccgGAAAAACGACATAATCGTCGGAAAAATTACAGGTAACCATAAAAAGTACACAGTAAACGTGAATCGATCTTCATGAAGTACGTGCAAGACACGCACACACATGTACACACTACGACACGTGCACACgacacatatacatgtatattggCACATATTGCGATACAAACAGTTTCAAACATTGTCGAGGGCGTCGCGAGAAAAGGTGCGGCGCTACTCTAGAgatatgaagaaaaaaaaagaaaaaaaaagtatatatttAAATGTACACTCATACACAGATACAGAGACACGATATACACATATGCAAAAGCGACGCGACTTCGACGACCACGCGACGTAAAACGCAAAAGCGCGTGAATTCACTCGCAGAagcagagaaagaaagaaagaaagaaagaaagaaagaaagaaagaaagaaagacgaaaGGTGGGAAAAAGGGTCGACGATGCTCTAAACGTAAACTCGTCGGCGTCGCGCGATTTATATAGCTATATTGTATTATGCATGTCGATATACGGTCACATATAACGATGGAAAATGAAAGTAAACCAaacgaaacaaaataaaaaaaaaaagtgaaaaagtAACTGGAAAATGTTAAAATGCCGGACAGGGAGACCGGGCGTCCcccgataaaataataataatacacgtACATACTCACTCACATAACACATACAAAGTACGTCGACGCGTACGACGAAATACGTCGGCGTCGAAACGTTTCATTTTGAAAGTACCTTGCGCGAGTCGTCTCGAATCGTTTaagtacaaataaaaaaaaaaaaaaaaagaaaaagaaagaaagaaaagaagaagaagatgacgacgacgacgatgatgatgatgatgaagaaaaagaaatgttcTTCTCGATGGACGAGATGCGTGCGATCCACGTTCCACGCGATTCAGATACCAGGGTATCGAGTTCTAGTTCGCGGATTCGGTGAAGAAATCAGGTTTCCTTTTTTGCGTTTGAGGCCATCAGCGACGAGCACCATTGCGTGGGTTGTATAGGAACCAGAGGGATTCACAGTGCTGAATGGTAAATTTGGGGAAATCGCGTGTCACGCCTCTTTCGTTGAACCCTCGACAGGCATTAATGAGTTCCTGGAATCAAATTGGTTgtaaaaagaattatatttaaACGATCGTTGCCTGCTCGATTCGAAAGGTTGTAAGCGCATCCGTGAATCCCCTCGCGGTTCATTTCCAaatgtttctattttttaaacgaatgAAAACGATTTGCGTGTAAAACTGCATTCGCGATCATTTCGATGGATATTTATTGAAAACGGTGAGAACACAAATAAACGATATATACGCTCTGTTGCACTGATTTTTCGGCTTTTACCGATTTTAGACGTATACACATCTTTTACCGTTGTTTCGAAACGCTGTAAACACGAGATGCAAGAGGAAATTGATAGGTTGAATTACGTTTTTATCGAAGCTCAAACTTTTCATGAAATTTcgtattgttatatatatatatatatatatacacacacgtatATGCTTTGATCGATTCGAAGGATTTCATATGTTTTAATCAATGGTTGAACGCGTGAAATTCAAACGCACAGACGTAAAGACGACGATTACTTCTTGCGTCGCGTGAAACGAGcgaaatgtaatttaaaacgtaAAACTGCCATTTTTAATTAACGTAATCGATAGCCTCGAAAGCGATTGGTAATTATCGTAGCCGTAACTTATTCGTTGTCCTACCCTGCAAAACGAATGTTAAAAAAAGAGAGATAGAAGCTATAGAGTATGGAGGAATGTGAGTTCGCAGCGAAAACGGATGTCCGGTTCGATCGCATTCTTAAATTTCGCCAGTCTTTCGACGCTGATCATATATAAAAATCGTTTCAATTCGTTCCACGTTCCATCGAACGTGAAATACCGTCTGTCAAAGATGAACGCGCTACATTCACAAGCAGTACATCTTAAAAAGCACATAATATCCACGATGTCGTTCAATGGAGTGTGTATACATGGAGAATTGAAGATTTTAAACAAAACTTTGCCAGAAATTTCTTATcgctttatattttatatatgtgaCATTAAAGGACATACAACACGTAGAATACTAAAACATATTATTTTGAAATGTTAGAtacggaaaaaagaaaaggcaaCATTACCTTATCCACCACCAGTTTGAAATGTTAGTAATCTAAAAACAAGATCCACACTGACTGACTGTTTACTCAGACTGAATTCATTGATCCGTCGCTTCATTCCCTCCTTCTTCCTCTAAGTCTTTCATTTAATTCTAAGATATTTTGTCTCTATTCGAACATTTCAATCGTTCAAACTACTCAGTAACATATGAACCACATCTTTGGAGTTGTAAAAACCTGTTATATATTAgtctgaatattttatatttgataaaataataatttcacctGAAAAGTTAACTATCGATCCGGATGTTATGTGCTTTACAAGATCAAATGTACATAGCGTATACATAATAGAAAAAATCGCGATGGCGTGTAATATACGAAATCTGACGATTCGCAATGCCGAAAAGAACGATGCTTATGTTTCGAGCCGCGTTGCTTGTTCACGGGCACGCGACCATGCCACTTCCTTTCGATCGATTCGATCCGATTAATCAAGCCCCCATTCGATTCGCCTGAGGCTTTCAGCCGTGTATGCTTCACAGACAACGAATCTCTCGACTTACCAAGCGACTCGCGACTGACAATAGTTTCTGCGATCCCTCGATGCAATTGTTTTAAGTGCAAAACTGTCGTCACGTAGGACAGGACTTATAAATCGTTGAAAAAACAGAGTATTTggcagaaaaaaagaaaagaaagaagatgcgCTCGAACGAATCGTTTCCCCTACTTGAATCTGTAAGGTACGCTCGTCACGTTGTTTACAGCTATTTATCGATTCTAAATCCGAAGCGAGAGTGTTACACATGAAAACGAGAAATATTTTTGCGCTGCAAAATTTTCGCAAAATGAAAAGTCAGTTCCTCTGTGGCGTGTCGAGATATACGCGAGATTTGGAGCCTAAATCGTTGTACGATTGTTTATATAGAacgaatttatattatatagaacGATGCGAAAAAATGTTAAGTGTGCTTGTAAGTGTGCTGTATGATGATTTCCGGTGTTTACGATATTCGTTTGCGGTCACGCTGAATAAGTCTTGTCTTACACGTTCGCACGCATTCTACTTCTAACCACCAAAGAAATACACTCGCACGTATTTCTTCTCCAAGCGCTTCTCCAAGGCACTTCTATAATGGGAAAGAATGCAACGATAAACTGTGGTCTATATTTATCACAAGTTTTAGTATTAAGTTTCGAAAGTTAGCGTTAACAGGTGCCATTTTTGTGCCATCACTTTCCTTCTTTTCAGGCAGCTAAGTAAGacgaatagaaaaattattcacCGTTAAACTGCATAACAATTTGAGATAACGATTCCACTGGTAAATTTCATTGATTCGCTGAAAATGGAAACAATCGGGTGAGCTCGCGGAAAGAAGAAAACGGAAGAAACGAGAAGGAAAAACGGATAGATCGAACGAAAGCGATGCCTGATTTGAAGCGCGCATAACTTTAAGGATCGCGCAACTCGAGAAAAGAAGCGCGAGACAaacgagagaaaaggaaagcaTTTTAGGCAACACGTGTCGGAGTACATAGACTTCTCGCGAAAGTAGAGCCAATGGAGAAGAAACTAATCGGGCGGGAAGCAATGCTGCTTCGGTCATCCGCGTAGAAGCATACTTGCAGTTATAAGGTTCTAAGTAAGAGTGaacaaagaaatttaaataatgcGAGACGAAACGATGGAAGAAAACCATACCGAAAGGCCTAGGTCGTCGCACTCGTTTGAAAAACATTCCTGCAAGAATGCATACAAGAAGTAGCGTACAATCGCTGTACACTCGTTTGTTGACGCGAATATAAGGGGAAAAAAGTCGATTTGATTTGTATATGTACACGGTGAGCCCGAGGTTCGTGCAAGGACAGGTGCATTTACGTATGAATGAGGAAGAGATCTGGCGAAATCGATGCTCGTTTCTTTCTGGTTCGTAGTCAGTAGACGCGAATAAATCAATGGCGGTAATCACTTCATTCTTGTAAACGCTAATGTCCTCTGCGGCGATCATTGTTATTATACGAACGAACTCAAGACGGCATGGTATACAAGACTAAGAACAAGACCTAAAATGGggacataatattttataactcaACTTTTGTacagaataaataaatacttgtactgtggaccaatatttcttttatttcattcgcATGTTTACGACTCGATTTCATTGTAAATGAGATATTCGAAGATAACAAAAAGTCAGATGACAAATGTtacgtgaaaaataaatgaCAAACATCGActatgaaataataaacaatatattttttttgtttaatatagAAAGAAGTTTGTCGagataaaacgtgtaaaaaATTATACGATCTTTATTTACCTAACTATTCATATTCAATTTACAACTGTTCGTTTCTTCTTAATATTATAAactatttattttttgtttgaaTTAACGGTATTATAACTATGGAATTTTTTGCTTCTGATATCCGCCACCATCTTCCAAGTCTGTGTTCTTGACCAATTCCAGCAATAAGTTGAGTCCCATCCGAAGTGAAACATAGCGCATTGACGAACCCTGTTAGTTGTATCTCAAATAGCGGATTCAATGATCTAAAGGAATCGCCGCATTGCCATAATCTGATAACACCATTTCGCGATCCTATATTCCATAATTACGATAAACGATTAACATTCTTTCATAGAGACAAACCAatcacatatttaaaaaagaaaacagtatTTAATACCTGATGCAACTAGATCTGTATTGAGTAAAGTAGCTATACTCGAAATCCACATTGGTTGATCATTGCTTTCATCTCTTCCGTGTGCGTCTAGCACCGAACACAAAGGTTTTTTCTTTAAACAACCCCAAACGCATAATTGTCCGTCGTCTCCACAACTAAAAAAGTGTTCTTCGTTTATAAGCTTTACGGTATCTATGCTACCACCATGTCCATTGAATATAAGTTGCGATTCTTCTACGATTTTCCAAATTCGTATCGTCCCATCGAAACCACCGCTACTTATAGCTCGTTCACGCGCAAGCGCGTCGATCGATGTAACGCCATTTTGATGTCCAAAtctaagaaagtaataaaatgCGACTATAATAGAGTAAGCTACGTTAAAATGATGACAACGATAATGATATACTCACAAAGATTCAACGTATGCCATATCACCTAAATTCCATACTTTTACGCTTCTATCGTTAGAACCGGAATACAACGTGTGCGTATCTCTACGGAAGACTAAGCTGGTAACGCTATCCCTATGACCTTGCAAGTTTTTTATGTGATTTAAGGTATCTCCACAAAATACTAGAATATGTTTACAACCGCTATCTCCTGCTACCTTTCATCGTAAGaaatagatatttatatatacttgTGAATGCagatatattataaatgaaAGTTTATATAATCTTACCAAAAATTTACCATCGGTACTAATTGCCAAACATTGTACACATTTCATTCCAGCCTCtgatttcctttttcctttaacGGCTTTCAATTTTGCTCCTTCTTTTAAGCACCCTATTATGTAATATTCGCTTAAGTAAAATTGTTCTCGTAATTCAATGGTTGTTTTATCAAAAGTAACATACATTTAACTAAACTACCATCCTTTGAAccagaatataaaaattttccatTGCTAGAGAGACACAAACAGGTAATTGAACTTTTATGTTCTTTACATTTTAGAACAATTGGTTCTCCATGATTGATATAATTTGAAGCTACAGTCTTCCGTAATCTTCCCTTTTCTTCTAAATATTCCTCTTGTAATCTTCTTGCTACTGCTCCTTCTTCAAATTCTGCTCTAtctctttctatatttatttacaaaactGGCGTTAAAAAGTGAACACACAGAAGAACCATTTCATATAATAATTTACCTTCTTCTTCGATATGCTGAAGGTATTTCTTTGCGAGTCTTACGCGCTTCTCCTGAgcagtttcttcttcttcctcgctttcgtattcttcgtttcttctatacaaaataataattaataacagttaaaaataaaatcattaaatctaaatttggaaatatataaaCACCTCTGATTTTCTTCTGCAAGTTCTTCGTCTGTACTGGCAATACTTTCGTTATCATCAGGTACAGGCTTATTTATCTTCTTTGTCTTCCCCTTTGTTTTAGTATAACCATTAAACTAGAATATGATAAATTTGTAATCCTTTGTAGTACATTACAAATAAATTCAATTGCATCTTGCGACacagaataatttttatatatcaaaaatcaaatatttctaAGTATATACACATTTTTTTATACCTTTCTTTTAATTCCTCCGCTACCTTGTTTATTTCGAATGAAGAATGACATATTTACAAAATGCTTTTTCAAACGAATTTTAACCTATTTCATTCCTACCACATGGCTTATTTTTCTTAAACAAGCACTGCCAGCAACCGTAATCAAGAAAGCCCGATATTAATCTATGTAACAAACCGCTACATGGAAAGTCACCGGTAGGATATGGCGATGGCGCACTCTATATTCAATGAACATAGTACACTTTTCGAATAATGCGTAATTGGCAAACCTGACCggaaaataatacatttttctatggctattatttatagttttattattcatagataatgtaattatttgaaaaaaattaacCCCTTGCCTTGCGATTTAGGTTCCAATAAACAATAAGCAAGATCGGTCACACGTCGAGCGTTCAAAGTTGTGCAGATCGCACATGTCTTCTGATATTTAAGTGCATGTGTAACGTACaactaattttattttgcaagaTGTTTGATAAATTTCATTACCAATTGATCATTGAACACGGAAAATTTATTATCTTGGagtaaataataaatcaataacaaCGACGTACTACGTCTTTCACACGATACTGTAAGCTACAGGGTTAAGAACCGCTGTAAATTCTTATTGATCccttataatttaatatttatgtaaaaaaaaaaaaaaaaaaaaaaagtatggtTCAAAAGAAAAGGGTACTTATGGTTTGTTTAGGtatgttttaaaatatttgagtgtataataaatttaaaaaatcgtatACCATAACAGtaaaaaacattatttttattttacaggGAATATTTGTCGTTCACCAATAGCAGAAGCAGTTTTCAGCAACGAAATAAATGCATTAGGCTTGAACGAATCGTGGGAAGTAGAAAGTGCGGCAATCATAGGATATCATATAGGTAAATGTCCAGATCCAAGAGCCATGGCTACGCTAAGAGAAAAGGGTATCACTAACTATTCTCATAGAGCACGAACAGTGAGtaaatttattgttatataaaaaatgtctaatgttagtattaatttattttgtCGTTGTAGGTCAAGATGGATGATTTTACCACATTTAATTGGATATTTGGAATGGATAATAGTAATATTGAAGAATTAAATTATATGAAACCTGCGAATTGTACTGCTAAGATTGAACTTCTTGGAAAGTATGATCCAAAGGGAGAAATCATAATCAAAGATCCTTACTATGtacataattattttaataagaaatgttaatttaaaattttctattataaaaCAAGAGCTAAATTAAAACAGATTTATTTACAGATGAACAACAATAATGGATTTTATAAGGCATATGAGCAGAGTACACGGTGTATAAAAGCTTTCTTGCAACAACATAAAGGTATTATCAAAAGATGTATTGCACTtgtgataatttataaattaaatttaaagaaatataattatagCAAGCTTCTTATTTCCAGATGAAACTTTAAAACCAGAATAAAACTTAAAAGctattaatatgtataattaaaattattaaaatattatatgtgTATAAATTCTTAGAgacaataaaaattcattacagAATTAAAGTATTGATTCGTTACTACTTATCATTTACAAGTATTCTTTAAAAGAAATTCTCAATCGTCtttcatatataaaataactctCTAGTTTCATATCATACTAATGCATGTAACTTATACCGATTCTGATTTCTATTAACTTAATACTCGTGTAACTACATATTTACTTGTACAAGCAACGGTTATTTAAGataaaaacatatatatgtatttacctCGTTTTACAAGGTTTCTTACATAACCTTAAGGACACTATTGTAtgaataccttttttaaaggtgaaaattaatttaaaatcagTAAACATGTCACCAAAAAAAAAAGTGTTAATGGTGTGTTTAGGTATATTAAGAATGTTAATTGTCTGTGCAGAGTAATATTGTAAGCGTATCATCTTTCGTTATACCAGTATTAAAAATTCTTAGGAAACAGCTGTCGTTCTCCAATAGCAGAAGcagtattttacgatgaaataaaaaagttaaatcTTTCTGACGTTTGGGAAGTAAATAGCGTTGCACTTTTACAGTATCACGTAGGTAACGGTCCAGAGCCTAGAACTATGTCTACGCTCAAAAAAAGAGGCATTACAGATTATACTCACATAGCGAGACAGGTATATATAacaaattgttttatttaaaatgcaAGATAAAACGTGTCCTTCTGTTTTCAGATA
The Bombus vancouverensis nearcticus chromosome 6, iyBomVanc1_principal, whole genome shotgun sequence DNA segment above includes these coding regions:
- the U3-55K gene encoding U3 small nuclear riboprotein factor 55K isoform X2 codes for the protein MSFFIRNKQGSGGIKRKFNGYTKTKGKTKKINKPVPDDNESIASTDEELAEENQRNEEYESEEEEETAQEKRVRLAKKYLQHIEEEERDRAEFEEGAVARRLQEEYLEEKGRLRKTVASNYINHGEPIVLKCKEHKSSITCLCLSSNGKFLYSGSKDGSLVKWCLKEGAKLKAVKGKRKSEAGMKCVQCLAISTDGKFLVAGDSGCKHILVFCGDTLNHIKNLQGHRDSVTSLVFRRDTHTLYSGSNDRSVKVWNLGDMAYVESLFGHQNGVTSIDALARERAISSGGFDGTIRIWKIVEESQLIFNGHGGSIDTVKLINEEHFFSCGDDGQLCVWGCLKKKPLCSVLDAHGRDESNDQPMWISSIATLLNTDLVASGSRNGVIRLWQCGDSFRSLNPLFEIQLTGFVNALCFTSDGTQLIAGIGQEHRLGRWWRISEAKNSIVIIPLIQTKNK
- the U3-55K gene encoding U3 small nuclear riboprotein factor 55K isoform X1, with the translated sequence MSFFIRNKQGSGGIKRKFNGYTKTKGKTKKINKPVPDDNESIASTDEELAEENQRRNEEYESEEEEETAQEKRVRLAKKYLQHIEEEERDRAEFEEGAVARRLQEEYLEEKGRLRKTVASNYINHGEPIVLKCKEHKSSITCLCLSSNGKFLYSGSKDGSLVKWCLKEGAKLKAVKGKRKSEAGMKCVQCLAISTDGKFLVAGDSGCKHILVFCGDTLNHIKNLQGHRDSVTSLVFRRDTHTLYSGSNDRSVKVWNLGDMAYVESLFGHQNGVTSIDALARERAISSGGFDGTIRIWKIVEESQLIFNGHGGSIDTVKLINEEHFFSCGDDGQLCVWGCLKKKPLCSVLDAHGRDESNDQPMWISSIATLLNTDLVASGSRNGVIRLWQCGDSFRSLNPLFEIQLTGFVNALCFTSDGTQLIAGIGQEHRLGRWWRISEAKNSIVIIPLIQTKNK
- the LOC117159828 gene encoding low molecular weight phosphotyrosine protein phosphatase yields the protein MVQKKRVLMVCLGNICRSPIAEAVFSNEINALGLNESWEVESAAIIGYHIGKCPDPRAMATLREKGITNYSHRARTVKMDDFTTFNWIFGMDNSNIEELNYMKPANCTAKIELLGKYDPKGEIIIKDPYYMNNNNGFYKAYEQSTRCIKAFLQQHKDETLKPE